TTCGTGAACCAGACCATACAGCCGTAGCTGGTGTGATGGACAAATGTTTTCAATAGAAAAAGATCAGAGCTTTCTGCGAGAAAACTCTGGTCTATGTAACAGTGCGAATGGAAATGCGCATTGTCTTGTAAAAGGAAGGGGCTTATGGTATTCTTACTTTAAGTAAGGGAGTGGCAACGATGTGCAGAGCATTTGAAGAAGTGAGAGAAGAAACAAAGCATGAGCAGTCGATTGAAATTGCAAAATCTTTGCTAGAAGTTGGAAAAATGACCTATGAAGAAATTGCTCGGTCGGTTCAGCTTCCTGTTGAAGAAGTAAAGGCACTGGATACAAAGAAACCCGCCTGATCTTGATTCAGCCAAGATATTCTTAAAAACAAACAGCGGCAGTTTTCCCAATCGGAAAGCTGTCGCTGTTTATGTATAGAGGCCTATAAGTTCTTTGCAAGATTTTTGATGAGTTCGGCCATAGAGGGGTTGGCCAGCAATTTGGTAAGTGCTGCTGCCGCATCTGCATCAACCGCGCTGTTCTCAGGGATGGGCTGCGCTGTTTGATGGGGCATTTCAGGCTCTGCGCCATGATGCTGGTAGAAGAAATCATCAAAACGCTGTGCATTCAGACGCCGATCATCATCCAAGATATGTGCATACTGCTCTGTGACCATCGAAGCCTGTGCATGGCCGGAGTCACCCTGAACAGCTTTGATATCACCGCCGTTCAGTTTGAGTTTGTATGTAATACTGGAGTGTCGGAAGCTATGAAAGACCACTTTGGGGAGATCGTTTTCCTCAATCAGCTGCTTCAATGCACCGTTAATGGTGGATTGTTCGGTCGGCATTCCCAGCGGGCCGGCAACCACGAGATTATAGTCTGCATACTCTGCACCCAGTGCGTCCTTTGTCATGTCCTGCTCGGCTTTATAGTGGACAAGCATTTCAGCAACTGTTTTGGGGAGAAAAATGGTTCGGATACTGCTGTCTGTTTTAGGGCTTTTCAGAACCTGGACCGTGGTGCAGCGGGAACTCAGCGAGGGAAAACGAGTGATGACATTTTTATTTTCCAAGGCGTTCAGCAAAGCAATATCTACACGCTGCAATTCCTTATTTATGTAAATGGAGGCTCGCCCGGCTTCAATGCTTTCGGGGGAGATATCCACACAATCCCATGTCAGACCGAGCAATTCCCCTAAGCGCAGGGAACAAGAGAAGGAGAGGTTGATGCACAGCCGCAGCTTCGGATCATCACAAACTTTCAAAGCACGGAACAGCGTTTCAGCTGTCCAGATATCACGTTTCTTGGAAGTGTACTTGGGCAGGGTAGCGTAAATGCAGGGATTCTTTTCCATGAGTTCCCATTTTACAGCCTGCTCAAAGGCGCTCCGCAGAATCTTATGAACCGAACGGACTGTACTGGGGGAAACAAACTGGTGCTTCCGCTTCCCACACATAGGGTCAACGGCTTCGTATTTAAGCAGCCGCTGATAATATCCCTCAATTACGCGGGTGGTGAGATCTTGCAGCTTCATTGAGCCGATAAGCGGTTCTATGTAGTTTGAAATCAGTGCAGTGTTTGATTGATAGGTTGAAAGTGCCCATTTGGTTCTTCCGTACAGGGTGACGTATTCTTTAAGCAGGTCTTTTAGAGTTCGGCACTGGGGTGCCACAAAGGTACCGACGGATTCTTTGTATTCGACCTCTTTCTTACGGTTTTTGGCATCTGCAAGGTCGGTAAAGGTTTCCCATTTCTGCTTTAGCGTTCCATTAGTGTGTTTGTAGGTATAGACAACGCAGTATCGGTTATTGCGTTTGACAATGCTAGCCATTATACATCCTCCTCTACTTTACGTTTGGACTTCAGAACTTCATCGAAAGCATCTTTTTGGATGCGTTTTACCCTTCCCAACTTCATCGTTGGAATTCCTTCTTTGAGAACCCACGAGTCAAGTGTTGGGCGGCTGATTCCGTAAAAAGCCTGAATTTCCTGAAAACTGTAGTATTTCCCATTCTTGGGACATTGCAGTTTTAGCGGCGGCTCCTCATGCGTTTCTTTTTTCGGTTTTTGAAGTTGGTATGTAGATTGGCTTTTAAGCCATGCCTTAAAACTTTTTTTGGTAATGCGCGGCCTGTCGGCCACGCGCTCAATGACGAAACAATCTCGGTATTTTTTGCAATCAAGAATCCCATAAACATTCTTGCGTGGGATACCGAGTAGTTTTGCCATTTCCGGGATGGAGATGGTTTGCGCTTCAATCTCCCGGTCACGCTCACGGTCGGCTGCTGTGCGGTAGCGACTTTGTGATCGGTACCACCGCTCAAAGTCCTCTTTGGGAATTCTCATACAGAAGTCTGCCGTTTCTGTTTTCAACTTGCCCTGTCGGATGAGTGTATAGATCGTTTCGGGTTTCACCTTCAATATCTCGGCGGCGTCAGGAACGGAATAGGACCGTTTGCAAAGTTCCTCGCCCGGTGGCGAACCATTGACCTTATGATATTTGACCTGATTGGCATACCATTTCTCAAAGCTGGAAATAACGATACGCCTTTTGTCGTTTATCAGAATGACTTCAAAGAGATTCTTATGAAGCAGCCAATAGCTATCTGTTTTGCCAAGGCCGAGAAGCTGCCGCATCTCACGAACCGACATGGTGGTTTTGGTAGTGGCAGGTTCAGCTTTTCCGTATAAGGGAGCCGAAGTATTCCGCATATCATCCATGAAAGACACCTCTCTATCTATGTAAAAGTTTAGCCGGGATTTCTCATCCCGGCTAAAGAATAGCAGATTTCGCTTGAAATGTTGAGGATGTCAAACAGCAGGATTGCGTTCAACAGTGCCATCATTGAGCCATGCTTCAAAGCTGGCTTTGGAAATACGGTAAGCGCCGCTTACCTTGAACCAGCGGAATTCGTTCTGCTTCAGT
Above is a genomic segment from Faecalibacterium taiwanense containing:
- a CDS encoding tyrosine-type recombinase/integrase — its product is MASIVKRNNRYCVVYTYKHTNGTLKQKWETFTDLADAKNRKKEVEYKESVGTFVAPQCRTLKDLLKEYVTLYGRTKWALSTYQSNTALISNYIEPLIGSMKLQDLTTRVIEGYYQRLLKYEAVDPMCGKRKHQFVSPSTVRSVHKILRSAFEQAVKWELMEKNPCIYATLPKYTSKKRDIWTAETLFRALKVCDDPKLRLCINLSFSCSLRLGELLGLTWDCVDISPESIEAGRASIYINKELQRVDIALLNALENKNVITRFPSLSSRCTTVQVLKSPKTDSSIRTIFLPKTVAEMLVHYKAEQDMTKDALGAEYADYNLVVAGPLGMPTEQSTINGALKQLIEENDLPKVVFHSFRHSSITYKLKLNGGDIKAVQGDSGHAQASMVTEQYAHILDDDRRLNAQRFDDFFYQHHGAEPEMPHQTAQPIPENSAVDADAAAALTKLLANPSMAELIKNLAKNL
- a CDS encoding helix-turn-helix domain-containing protein, coding for MDDMRNTSAPLYGKAEPATTKTTMSVREMRQLLGLGKTDSYWLLHKNLFEVILINDKRRIVISSFEKWYANQVKYHKVNGSPPGEELCKRSYSVPDAAEILKVKPETIYTLIRQGKLKTETADFCMRIPKEDFERWYRSQSRYRTAADRERDREIEAQTISIPEMAKLLGIPRKNVYGILDCKKYRDCFVIERVADRPRITKKSFKAWLKSQSTYQLQKPKKETHEEPPLKLQCPKNGKYYSFQEIQAFYGISRPTLDSWVLKEGIPTMKLGRVKRIQKDAFDEVLKSKRKVEEDV